The stretch of DNA TAAAACACGTCCAGCATGTTTATATTCTTTTTCGTTGACGACATTTAATCTTTGAATTTGGTGCATTGCCCGTTTACTTGCATCGAATTCAACAGGTAACGTGACAATAGAAAATAAAACTGCAAAAGCCATTAGGAATATGCCTATCCAAATTGCTGTAGATCCGATGGCCAATTGCATAGCACTTAGCACGAATCCTGCTATAATGAATAAATATGATAACGAACTTCCTAAATTGGCAAGCGGAACTAATGTTGTGCGGAAACGTAAAAAGAAATATCCTTCATAATGTTGAATTGCATGTCCAACTTCATGTGCTGCGATCGCAGTACCCGCTACACTAGGCTTATTGTAGTTTGCTGGCGACAACACGACCACTTTGTTTTTAGGGTCATAATGGTCTGTCAAAAACCCTTCTCCTTCTTTA from Staphylococcus lutrae encodes:
- a CDS encoding zinc metallopeptidase; amino-acid sequence: MSLMSLIIYFVIIMILPMYAQYQVKSNYEKYAQVRSTSGKTGREVALEILHANGIYDVDVKEGEGFLTDHYDPKNKVVVLSPANYNKPSVAGTAIAAHEVGHAIQHYEGYFFLRFRTTLVPLANLGSSLSYLFIIAGFVLSAMQLAIGSTAIWIGIFLMAFAVLFSIVTLPVEFDASKRAMHQIQRLNVVNEKEYKHAGRVLRAAAMTYVAATAVAVAELLRFILIARSTE